Proteins encoded within one genomic window of Candidatus Binatus sp.:
- a CDS encoding alpha-amylase family glycosyl hydrolase — MSDLKWWQSGIFYQIYPRSFADSNRDGIGDLDGITAHLDYLNGGPDSLGIDAIWLNPINPSPFKDWGYDVSDYCGVHPDYGDLAAFDRLVREAHRRSIRVVVDLVPNHTSDQHPWFIESRSSATNPKRDWYLWAPGTADNPPNNWQSTFGGPAWKYDAHTGAWYLHMFLEEQPDLNYRNPEVIDAMHDVLRFWLGRGADGFRIDVVAGLIKDEQLRDNPIRAAQDPDIPWYAQGSQDPLYSNDRPEVHRIIRGFRAVSDSYKERVLVGETWPRNQEHLADYLRPDELHLGFNFRFLHARYEAARFRAAIEQTEKSFGPGAWPTWTLSNHDFMRHLSRYARGGDGEARARVAAVMIMTLRGTPFIYYGEEIGMREVKVPGVVKRDPVGRDGCRTPMQWSSALNGGFSGAAETWLPCGDFKSINVEKQIIDPRSMLSLYRHLIRLRKTTPALADGSYRSFDGGPHDCLVYHREAASQHLIVALNFTAEAREIDTPAGKILFSTALDRIGESAGASLRLAPNEAAILEVSPD, encoded by the coding sequence GTGAGCGATTTGAAGTGGTGGCAATCCGGCATTTTCTATCAGATTTATCCGAGGTCGTTTGCGGATTCGAATCGCGATGGAATCGGCGACCTCGACGGCATCACTGCGCATCTCGATTACCTGAATGGCGGGCCGGACTCGCTTGGAATTGATGCGATCTGGCTGAACCCCATCAATCCCTCGCCGTTCAAGGATTGGGGCTACGACGTCAGCGATTACTGCGGAGTGCATCCGGACTACGGCGACCTCGCCGCGTTCGATCGCCTCGTGCGCGAGGCTCATCGCCGCAGTATCCGCGTGGTCGTTGACCTGGTGCCGAATCATACTTCGGATCAGCATCCGTGGTTTATCGAGTCGCGATCGTCGGCGACCAATCCCAAGCGCGACTGGTACCTCTGGGCGCCCGGGACCGCCGACAATCCGCCGAATAACTGGCAGAGCACGTTTGGCGGCCCGGCGTGGAAATACGACGCGCATACCGGCGCGTGGTACCTGCATATGTTTCTCGAAGAGCAACCCGACCTGAACTATCGGAATCCCGAAGTCATCGATGCGATGCACGACGTACTGCGCTTCTGGCTGGGTCGCGGCGCCGACGGATTTCGCATCGACGTGGTCGCGGGCCTTATCAAGGACGAGCAGTTGCGCGACAATCCGATTCGCGCGGCGCAGGATCCCGATATCCCGTGGTACGCGCAGGGCTCGCAGGATCCGCTCTACAGCAACGACCGGCCGGAGGTTCATCGCATCATTCGGGGCTTTCGCGCGGTCAGCGACAGCTATAAAGAACGGGTGCTGGTCGGCGAGACGTGGCCGCGCAACCAGGAGCATCTGGCGGATTATCTCAGGCCGGACGAGTTGCATCTCGGATTCAATTTTCGATTTTTGCATGCGCGCTACGAAGCGGCCCGCTTTCGCGCCGCGATCGAGCAGACCGAAAAATCATTCGGACCCGGCGCGTGGCCGACCTGGACGCTCTCGAATCACGACTTCATGCGGCATCTCTCGCGCTACGCGCGCGGCGGCGACGGCGAAGCGCGCGCGCGGGTCGCGGCGGTGATGATCATGACGCTGCGGGGCACTCCGTTCATCTACTACGGCGAGGAGATTGGGATGCGCGAAGTGAAAGTCCCCGGCGTCGTCAAGCGCGATCCGGTCGGGCGCGACGGATGCCGCACGCCGATGCAATGGTCATCGGCGCTTAACGGCGGATTCTCCGGGGCCGCCGAGACGTGGCTCCCGTGCGGCGATTTCAAATCGATCAACGTCGAAAAACAAATCATCGATCCGCGCTCGATGCTGTCGCTGTATCGGCATCTGATTCGACTGCGCAAAACGACTCCGGCGCTGGCCGACGGCAGCTATCGCAGTTTCGATGGCGGCCCGCATGATTGCCTCGTGTATCATCGCGAGGCGGCGTCGCAGCATCTAATCGTCGCGCTGAATTTCACCGCTGAGGCGCGCGAGATCGATACGCCCGCCGGAAAAATCCTGTTCAGCACCGCGCTCGATCGCATCGGAGAATCAGCCGGCGCATCGCTACGATTGGCGCCGAACGAAGCTGCGATTCTCGAAGTCTCGCCGGACTAG
- a CDS encoding VWA domain-containing protein: MARKAKSIKPRPLYVPRAPTGASWFESDSYDRRTWSEIVADAPSIAELAEAGDRIVPHFGALVQDFFFALFKMNPAWHKTDDVRRAATLNRTILEQIVPSPSFQALRLRTELESDKAAIAAIVMSEQALEMIRSERLINRSEMADLQDLARQEEDLENRGEAVKTVAEMAEPKEGEPALGESEKKKLAQMAEAAERAAKVSEARLNQKARRFEDAMKGADQTALKRMQLQTAELAKEIDRAAEDSHDFSREFGQGGRVSAGARLELGRRLARNKKLGELARMVGRFKQDARALKHKTLERGVAEAYDVELGADIGRLIPSELLAMHHPALRRDFHRRLLEGTVLQYRLRDDEQKGKGPMVVCIDVSSSMQGDKEMWSKAVALTLMDIARRQRRLFRAVMFSSGDTSLKVLDLNRERRYQPELAKVVEMAEYFPGGGTDFEQPIDAAVALISEKKLKRADIVIITDGESQVSPEWLARLLEAKRALQFSIFGVLVDVGSADTSSLKQFADRITSVKRISDDHARDIFLTMQA, from the coding sequence ATGGCGCGCAAAGCCAAATCAATCAAGCCGCGGCCGCTTTACGTTCCCAGGGCGCCGACCGGCGCTTCGTGGTTTGAAAGCGACAGCTACGATCGCCGCACGTGGAGCGAGATAGTCGCCGACGCACCCTCGATCGCGGAGCTGGCCGAAGCGGGCGATCGTATCGTGCCGCATTTCGGCGCGCTGGTGCAGGATTTCTTTTTCGCGCTCTTCAAGATGAATCCGGCGTGGCACAAAACCGACGACGTCCGGCGCGCGGCAACTCTGAATCGCACCATCCTCGAGCAGATAGTTCCGTCGCCGTCGTTCCAGGCGCTGCGGCTCCGCACCGAGCTTGAATCCGACAAGGCGGCGATCGCTGCAATCGTGATGAGCGAGCAGGCGCTCGAAATGATCAGGTCGGAACGCCTGATCAATCGCAGCGAGATGGCCGACCTGCAGGACCTCGCGCGGCAGGAGGAAGATCTCGAAAATCGCGGCGAAGCGGTGAAGACCGTCGCGGAAATGGCGGAGCCGAAAGAGGGCGAGCCGGCGCTCGGCGAATCGGAAAAAAAGAAGCTGGCCCAGATGGCCGAGGCGGCTGAACGCGCCGCCAAGGTTTCGGAAGCGCGGCTCAATCAAAAGGCGCGGCGATTCGAGGATGCGATGAAGGGCGCCGATCAGACGGCGCTCAAGCGGATGCAATTGCAGACCGCCGAACTGGCCAAAGAGATCGATCGCGCCGCCGAGGACAGTCACGACTTCAGCCGCGAGTTCGGCCAGGGCGGTCGCGTCTCCGCGGGCGCGCGCCTCGAGCTGGGCCGGCGGCTGGCCCGCAACAAGAAGCTCGGCGAGCTGGCGCGGATGGTCGGACGGTTCAAGCAGGATGCGCGCGCGCTGAAGCACAAGACGCTCGAGCGCGGCGTCGCGGAAGCTTACGACGTCGAACTCGGCGCCGATATCGGTCGCCTGATCCCGTCCGAGCTGCTCGCGATGCATCATCCGGCGCTGCGCCGCGATTTCCATCGCCGATTGCTGGAGGGAACCGTCCTTCAGTATCGGCTGCGGGACGACGAGCAGAAGGGCAAGGGCCCGATGGTCGTTTGTATCGACGTCAGCTCCTCGATGCAGGGCGACAAGGAAATGTGGTCGAAGGCCGTCGCGTTGACGCTGATGGATATCGCGCGGCGGCAGCGGCGGCTTTTTCGCGCCGTGATGTTTTCCTCCGGCGACACGAGCCTCAAGGTGCTCGACCTGAATCGTGAGCGGCGCTATCAGCCCGAACTCGCGAAGGTGGTCGAGATGGCGGAATATTTCCCCGGCGGCGGCACCGATTTCGAACAGCCAATCGACGCGGCGGTGGCGCTGATCAGCGAAAAGAAACTCAAACGCGCCGATATCGTGATTATCACCGACGGCGAATCGCAGGTCAGTCCCGAGTGGCTCGCGCGCCTGCTCGAAGCCAAGCGCGCGTTGCAATTTTCGATTTTCGGAGTGCTGGTCGATGTCGGCTCGGCGGATACGTCGTCGCTCAAGCAGTTCGCCGACAGGATCACTTCGGTGAAGCGCATCAGCGACGATCACGCGCGCGATATTTTCCTCACGATGCAGGCGTGA
- a CDS encoding quinone oxidoreductase, whose protein sequence is MKAIVFDKIGGPEVMKIADVPRPEVKPGTVLLRVRAAGINFADTLFRQGQYLMQPQLPDTPGLECAGEIEAIGAGVTNLKAGQRVAALGSKMYAEYALAPAAQVIPIPDSTSFAEGAAFPIQVLTAWHMLHTSHRTGPGQTVLVHSAAGGVGIVAVQIAKAAGARVIGTVSSDSKFALVKEYGADDVINYSTHDFAAEANRLTGGRGVDLILDAVGATTLEKGLTCLAPFGHLILYGRAGGPPEPLNLFKLFEKSIKVSGFVLYTVTAVPEVMRRGIEESFKLMASGKLKLVVGKSFPLAEAAEAHRFMESRQSTGKLILTP, encoded by the coding sequence GTGAAAGCAATTGTCTTCGATAAGATTGGCGGGCCCGAAGTGATGAAGATCGCCGACGTGCCGCGCCCCGAGGTCAAGCCCGGCACGGTGCTGCTGCGCGTGCGCGCGGCCGGAATCAACTTCGCCGACACGCTCTTCAGGCAAGGGCAATACCTGATGCAACCGCAACTGCCGGACACGCCGGGGCTGGAATGCGCGGGCGAGATCGAGGCGATCGGCGCGGGCGTTACGAATCTCAAGGCAGGGCAGCGCGTCGCGGCGCTCGGCAGCAAGATGTATGCGGAGTATGCGCTCGCGCCGGCGGCGCAGGTGATCCCGATTCCCGACTCGACCAGTTTTGCCGAGGGCGCCGCGTTTCCGATCCAGGTGCTGACGGCGTGGCACATGCTTCACACTTCGCATCGAACCGGCCCGGGCCAGACCGTGCTGGTGCATTCGGCGGCCGGCGGCGTCGGAATCGTCGCGGTGCAGATCGCGAAGGCCGCGGGCGCGCGCGTGATCGGTACGGTCTCGAGCGACAGCAAGTTCGCGCTGGTTAAAGAGTATGGCGCCGACGACGTGATCAATTACTCGACGCATGATTTTGCCGCCGAGGCGAATCGTCTCACCGGCGGACGCGGCGTCGATCTGATCCTCGACGCGGTCGGCGCGACCACGCTCGAGAAGGGGCTCACCTGCCTCGCGCCGTTCGGTCATCTGATTCTCTACGGACGCGCGGGCGGGCCGCCCGAACCGCTCAACCTGTTCAAGCTGTTCGAGAAATCGATCAAGGTGAGCGGCTTCGTGCTCTACACCGTGACCGCGGTGCCTGAAGTGATGCGCCGCGGAATCGAGGAATCGTTCAAGCTGATGGCGAGTGGCAAGTTGAAGCTGGTCGTTGGCAAATCATTTCCGCTGGCCGAAGCAGCCGAGGCGCATCGGTTCATGGAATCGCGGCAATCGACGGGCAAGCTGATCCTGACGCCGTAG
- a CDS encoding DUF2007 domain-containing protein has translation MADEETRDKPNPELPDPSDLEEVLASIDPTPVRMAHDYLNQSGIESFVFDTASSRMLGTTAAVPARLMVHADAAAEARKRLKDLGFED, from the coding sequence ATGGCCGATGAAGAAACGCGCGACAAACCCAACCCCGAACTGCCCGATCCGTCGGACCTCGAAGAGGTGCTGGCGAGTATCGATCCGACGCCGGTGCGGATGGCGCATGACTATCTGAATCAATCGGGCATCGAGTCGTTCGTGTTCGACACCGCGTCGTCGCGGATGCTCGGCACTACTGCGGCGGTGCCGGCGCGCCTGATGGTCCATGCCGACGCGGCCGCGGAAGCGCGCAAACGCCTGAAGGACTTGGGCTTCGAAGATTAG
- a CDS encoding GNAT family N-acetyltransferase: protein MAIRLEPADRTNWREMIALKLHPEQETFVAPPIKSLAMCYVRAWGEEYDYLPFVIRDENAVVGYVTLVCDPLSADDYWIDDIMIDAAHQGKGYGRQALNLVLRLIAGKYPRCAKIRLTCFRGNVNAAALYLSVGFVKTGRMTPEFLEPEYSLSGAALDKFRA, encoded by the coding sequence ATGGCAATACGACTCGAACCGGCTGACAGGACGAATTGGCGCGAGATGATCGCGCTCAAGCTTCATCCCGAGCAGGAAACGTTCGTCGCGCCGCCGATCAAGTCGCTCGCGATGTGCTACGTGCGCGCGTGGGGCGAAGAATACGACTACCTGCCGTTCGTTATTCGCGACGAAAACGCAGTGGTCGGGTACGTGACGCTGGTCTGCGATCCGCTAAGCGCCGACGACTACTGGATCGACGACATCATGATCGACGCGGCCCATCAGGGCAAAGGCTACGGCCGCCAGGCGCTGAACCTGGTGCTGCGATTGATCGCCGGCAAGTATCCGCGATGCGCCAAAATTCGCCTGACCTGCTTTCGCGGCAACGTCAACGCGGCGGCGCTTTACCTGAGCGTCGGCTTCGTGAAGACCGGTCGGATGACGCCCGAGTTCCTCGAGCCCGAGTATTCGTTGTCGGGCGCCGCGCTCGATAAATTCCGCGCCTAG
- a CDS encoding type II toxin-antitoxin system death-on-curing family toxin: MSDHLTLVEVLAIHADQIERYGGSHGIRDQGLLEAALYRPQTGYYADLIEEAAALWESLAQNHPFIDGNKRTAFAATYTFLTINGAQLTATAPETYAFVTSLYATNDFTFDRLAHWLRANVGRTT, translated from the coding sequence ATGAGCGACCATCTCACGCTTGTGGAAGTGTTGGCGATCCATGCCGATCAGATTGAACGCTACGGCGGTTCACACGGCATCAGAGACCAGGGACTACTCGAAGCCGCTCTCTATCGGCCTCAGACTGGCTACTACGCAGACCTGATCGAGGAGGCTGCTGCGCTCTGGGAGAGCCTTGCGCAGAATCACCCCTTCATAGACGGTAATAAAAGAACGGCTTTTGCCGCCACCTATACTTTTTTAACGATCAACGGCGCGCAGCTCACGGCAACGGCGCCCGAGACATACGCATTCGTTACGAGCCTCTACGCCACCAACGATTTCACTTTCGATAGGCTTGCCCACTGGCTGAGGGCCAACGTCGGCCGGACGACTTAG